From the Salipiger sp. CCB-MM3 genome, the window GCGACGAGTGCCGAGGAGGCGCTGGAGAAGCTGCGCAAGGGCATGCGGGTGCTGATCCGTGAGGGCTCGGTCAGCAAGGACCTGCACGCGCTGCAGCCGCTGCTGAACGAGCGGACCTCGCCCTATATGTGCCTCTGCACCGACGACCGGAACCCGCTGGATATCGGCGAGCATGGGCATCTTGACTACATGATCCGCACGCTGATCGAACTGGGCACGCCGCCTCTGGCTGCTTATCGCGCGGCGTCGCTGTCGGCGGCGGAGGCCTTTGGTCTGAAGGATCGCGGCATGATCGCGCCGGGCAAGCGGGCGGATATCGTCGCCATCGACAGCCTCGCGGGATGCCACGCGCAGATGGTGCTGGCGGGCGGTGTGGTGGTGGATGATGCGGCCTTCGCGGCGCGCGAGACGATCCCCGAGGTGGGGCGTTCTTCGGTGCACGCGCCGAAGCTGACGGCGCAGAGCTTCCGCGCCACCGCCAACCGCGAGGAAACCGACGTGATCGGCATCCGCGAGGGGCAGATCCTCACCGATCACCTGCATGAGACCATCGTGATCGAGAACGGCGACAAGGCGCCCGACGTGGCGCGCGATCTGATCCGCATCGCGGTGGTCGAGCGGCACGGCAAGAACGGCAATATCGCCACGGGCTTTGTGCGGGGCTTTGGGCTGCAGAAGGGGGCGATTGCCTCGACGGTCTGCCACGATCACCACAACATCGCCTGCGTCGGGGCCGATTATGCCGATATGGCGCTGGCGTCGAACCGACTGGCCGAGATTGAGGGGGGCTTTGTGGTGGCGGCGGAGGGGAAAATCCTCGCCGAGCTGGCACTGCCGGTGGCGGGGCTGATGAGCCTCTTGCCCTTTGAAGAGGTGCGAGACCGGCTGGTGGAGCTGCGCGCCGCAGCGCGCTCGCTGGGGGTGACACTGGAGGAGCCCTTCCTGCAACTGGCCTTCCTTGCGCTGCCGGTGATCCCCGCGCTGAAGATCACCGATCGCGGCATGGTGGATGTCACGAAGTTCGAGATCATCCCCGGCTGAGCGGGATCACTCTTCGTCGTCGTCCTCGTCATCGTCGTAGAACGGCGTGACCTGGGCGACGATCACCGAGTTTTCCTCGAGCGCGCGGGCCATGAGCTCGCGTTCGTTGTCGTCGATGTCCATGCCCTGCGCCTTGCGCTCTTCCTCGGTGCCGTAGCCGGTCACGTCGAGCGGGTTCATGTCGGCCTGCTTGAGGATCGCCACGGTCTCGCGCACCGCCTCGGCCTCGTCCACGCCCGAGGCGTAGCACAGCAGCCCTGCGCCGGTTGCGCCCTTGGGGAGCCCGTCGCCATCCTTGCGGCCGACCTCGACCAGAAGCGTGTAGACCTGCTGTTTCGACGGTTTCTTGCCCATGTTCTTTCGCTCCGCGATGCCTGCCGCCCGCAATGCGCAAGCGGCAGGGACATGTCAAGCGGAGCCCATGCTCAGGGGGCGATCACCGCGACCGCAACAGCGCAGCCGTAAATCGCCATCAGCAGCACGCTCTCGATGCCGATGCGGGCGGGCCCCTCGCGCTGGCGCAGGATCAGCCCGCCAAGCAGGATGGCGGTCATGATAAGGCCGGTGGCGAGCCAGTAGAGATCGGTCTGGCCCATGGCGTGGTAGATCGACCCGTCGCGATAGGCGACATCCGAGAACACCATGAAGAGCGTGTCGAAGGTGTTGCCGCCGATGATCCCGCCCACGGCCAGCTGCAGCGCGCCGCGGCGCACGGCGACGAGCGTGGTGATCAGCTCGGGCAGCGAGGTGACGACGGCGGTGATCAGCGCGCCGACGAGGCTGGAGCCGAGGCCGAAGCGGGTGATGAAGGTGCTGCCGACCTGGCTGATGACCCAGCCGCAGAGGCCCATCACCGCGACCAGCGCAGCGAAGATCAGCGCCGGGCGCATCACCGGGGCGTGCGGGTCGTTCTCTTCATCGGGCTCATCATGGCGGGTGTCGGAGGTCTCCACCGGCTCCCACATGGGCTGCTCGCGCACCGAGGCGGACAGCCGCACCCCCGCGACATAGGCGGCGAACATGATCACCGAGACCGGGTGGATTTGCCAGATGGTGAACTCGGGCCCTGCGGCGGCGGCCAGCGGCAGGGTGAGCAGCAGCATGAGCATCACCGCCTGAAACAGATTGGCGGGCTCGGCGGCGGCATGTTCGAGATTGGCGCGGCGGTGCAGCAGATCGGCGATCGCGAGGAACAGCGTCTGCGCGGCGATGCCCCCCACGGCGTTGGAAATGGCAAAGCTGGCGTCGCCGTCGGCGGCGCCGCTGACAGAAACGACCACACCCGAAAGCGAGGTCGCGCCGCCGAGCAGCAGCCCGCCGGCCATTGCCTCCCCCATCTTGGTGCGGTCGGCGATGAGGTCGGCCAGCGTGGTGGCGCGCACAGAGACGGCCACGACAATGGCACCGGCGACGGCGAAGACCGCCAGCAGAAGCGGGAGGGAAAGTTCGGAAATCACCGGGTCAGCGCAGCTTGCGATAGCCCCAGATCAGCAGGCTGGCGCCTATGATGCCGACGATGAGCTGCGGGATCCACGTGTTCGCGGCATAGATGCCGACTAGCGAGAGGATGAGGTTGAGAACCACGGCGCCGATGATGCCGAGGATGATGTTGGTCAGAATGCCGGTGTCGGCCTTCATGATCATGGAAGCGATCCAGCCGGCGAGCCCGCCGACGATGATGGAAGCGATAAGGCCGAGACCCATAGCGTATACCCCTGAATAAATTCTTGACGCAGAGTGAACGCCTTGGGCGGGCGATGGTTCCTCACAAGAGGCGCAGCGCGCAGGTCGACGCAGGGCCGACAAAGAAAAAGGGGCGCTGGATGCGCCCCTTTCCGATACCTTCCACGGGCCGAAACCCCAGCGCGATCAGTCGCGCAGCAGCTCGTTGATGCCGGTCTTCGAGCGGGTGCGCTCGTCGACGCGCTTCACGATCACCGCGCAATAGAGGCTGACGCCGTTCTTCGAGGGCATGGAGCCCGCGACGACCACCGAGTAGGGCGGCACTTCGCCGTACATGACTTCGCCGGTCTCGCGGTCGACGATCTTGGTCGACTGGCCGAGGAAGACGCCCATGCCGATCACCGAGCCCTCGCGGACGCGCACGCCCTCGACCACTTCCGAACGGGCACCGATGAAGCAGTTGTCCTCGATGATCACCGGGTCGGCCTGCAGCGGCTCGAGCACGCCGCCGATGCCGACGCCGCCGGACAGGTGCACGTTCTTGCCGATCTGCGCGCAGGAGCCGACGGTGGCCCATGTGTCGACCATGGTGCCGCTGTCCACATAGGCGCCGATGTTGACGAAGGAGGGCATCAGCACCACGCCGGGCGCGATGTAGGCGGACTTGCGGACGACGCAGTTGGGCACGGCGCGGAAGCCTGCGGCTTTCCACTGGTTGTCACCCCAGCCTTTGAACTTGCTGTCGACCTTGTCCCACCAGCCGCCGGCCTGCGGGCCGCCGTCATGCTGCTCCATGTCCTTGATGCGGAAGCCCAGAAGCACGGCCTTTTTGGCCCATTGGTTCACGACCCATTCGCCGTCGACCTTCTCGGCGACGCGCAGCTCGCCCGAATCGAGCGCGTTGAGCGTGTCTTCGATGGCGTCGCGGGTCTCGCCAGTGGTGGCGGACGTGATGGTGTCGCGCGCCTCCCAGGCGGCTTCGATGGCAGCTTCGAGCTGGGCGTTGGACATGTGCATCTCCTGTCACTCGGGTTTACAGCCCTATAACGGGCGCTTGCCCCGGCGACAATGGACGCTTTGGCCGCGGCCCGGATGCCGCCCCGGATTGCCTTTGGGGTGCCGCACGGGCCGCGCCGCAATGCCGACCATTGGGTGCTATATCCGCGCGCCGCTTTGGGCTATCGTGTCCGGCACCATAAGACTTGAGCGGCCGGCGCGCTGCGCGAAGGCCGCCCGAACAGGGAAGGATATCGCCATGTGTCAGGTCTTTGCCGGTCAGGAGCCGGAGCGCTACGCGACCACCACGCGCCGTCTGCGGCTGAACGGCCAGAGCACCAGCATCAGGCTGGAAAACTCGTTCTGGGCCATTCTCGACGAGATCGCCGAGGGCGAGGGGGTGACCACGCCCGCCTTCGTGTCGAAGCTGCATTCCGAGGTTCTGGAGCAGCGCGGCGAGCCATCCAATTTCACCTCGCTGCTGCGCTGTGCCTGCCTCGTGTTCCTTGAAAGCAAGGCGGCGCACTCCGCGCCCCTGCTGGCCGCCGAATGAGCGCCTGATCTGCCGGTGCGCCGGGTAGTACGTCGTTACTACCCGCCCCCCTGCGCCTCTCGTCTAGACTTGGGTTCAATACGGATCCGAAAGACAAGACGAGGAGTATCCCTTGGCCAAAGCCATCCACAGCATGATCCGCGTGCTCAATGAGGCGCGCTCGCTGGAGTTCTACGACAAGGCCTTTGGCCTGAAAGTCGCCGACCGGCTCGACTTTCCCGACTTCACGCTGATCTACCTGAGCAATTCCGAGAGCGGCTTCGAGCTTGAGCTGACCGTCAACAAGGACCGGGCCGAGCCCTATGACCTTGGCGACGGCTACGGCCATTTCGCCGTCTCGGTCGACGATCTCGACGCGGAACATGCGCGCTTCGAAGCCGAGGGGTTGGCCCCGCGCAAGCTCGTCGAGTTCGCACCCGCAGGCGAGATCGTGGCCCGCTTCTTCTTTGTGGCGGACCCCGACGGCTACCAGATCGAGGTTCTGGAGCGGAGCGGACGTTTCACATGAAGCAATGACAGGTCCGGCGGAAGGGGAAGAGGAGCCCCGCCGCCGGGATATTGATGGGAGGAGACCACATGACGATCACTGCAAGCCACCGGAGCCCCAATCGGGGTCTTACCCGGCGCCAGCTGCTGTCGCGCGCCAGCGCGGCGGGGGCATCCTTTGTCGTGGGGGCGGGCTTTGTCGCCGCGCCCGACGCGGCATGGGCGGCCGAGACCACCAGCCTTGATGCCCGCGTCTTTGCGACGCTGGTGCAGATGGCGCGGGACATATACCCGCACGACAAGATCCCCGACGAGAACTACGTGATCGCGGTGAAGGGCTATGACAGCCCCGAGGCCGCCGAAGGCATCACCGCTGGCGTCGCCGCGCTGGATGCCGCGGCGCAGGGCAAAGGCTTTGACAGCTATCTCGACACCGGCTGGGAGCGCGACCGCGTCGACATCCTGCGCGGCATGGAGCAGAGCGCCTTCTTCCAGCAGGTGCGCGGCGGGCTGGTCACCGGGCTCTACAACCAAAAAGCCGTCTGGCCGATCTTTGGCTACGAGGGCGAGAGCTACTCGCAGGGCGGTTACATCAACCGCGGCTTTGACGACATTGCGTGGCTCTGAGGGGAGGATCGAGACATGGCTGCACCTTTCGACATGAATGACGACAGCGTCGTCGTGATCATCGGCACCGGCGCTGGCGGCGGTGTGCTGGCGAACGAGCTTGCGCAGAAGGGCGTGAGCGTCGTGGCGCTGGAAGCGGGCGGGCGCTACCTGCCCGAGGACTACATCAACGACGAATGGGAGAGCTTCGGCCAACTGGCATGGACCGATGCGCGCTCGACCAGCGGCGACTGGCGGGTGGCGAAGGATTTTTCGGGGCTGCCTGCGTGGATCGTGAAGGCGGTCGGCGGCACCTCGATCCACTGGGCGGGCGCGTCGCTGCGGTTCCAAGAGCATGAGTGGAAGGCCAAGACCACCTATGGCGATGTGCAGGGCGCGAACCTGCTCGACTGGCCGATCGACGCCGCCGAGATGGAGCCGTGGTACGCCAAGGCCGAGGACAAGCTGGGCGTCACCCGCACCGGCGGGCGCGAGGGGCTGCCCGGCAACAACAACTACAAGGTGCTCGAGGCCGGGGCGAAGGCTCTGGGCTATGAGGAAGTGCACACCGGGCGGATGGCAATCAACTCCGCCGATTTCGACGACCGCATGGCCTGCCAGCAGACCGGCTTTTGTTTTCAGGGCTGCAAATGGGGAGCCAAATGGTCGGCGGCCTATACCGACATTCCGCGCGGTGAGGCGACCGGCAACCTCGAGGTGCGCGACCATGCCCATGTGGCGCGCATCCTGCATGACGACAGCGGCAAGGCCACCGGCGTCGAGTATTACGACAAGGATGGCACCCTGCAGATGCAGAAGGCGCGGATCGTCTGCGTGGCGGGCAATTCCTTCGAGAGCCCGCGGCTGCTGCTGAACTCGGCCTCGTCGATGTTCCCGGATGGGCTGGGCAACAGCTCGGGGCAGGTGGGGCGCAACTACATGCGGCACACCACCGGCTCGGTCTATGCGATCTTCGACAAGCCGGTGCGCATGTGGCGCGGCACCACCATGGCGGGGATCGTACAGGACGAGGCGAAACACGATCCGTCGCGCGGCTTCGTCGGCGGCTACGAGATGGAGACGCTGTCGCTGGGTCTGCCGTTTATGGCGGCCTTCCTCGACCCCGGCGCATGGGGGCGCGAGTTCACCACGGCGCTGGATGCCTACGAGAACATGGCCGGGCTGTGGATCGTCGGCGAGGACATGCCGCAGGAGACCAACCGGGTGACGCTGAACCATGACCTGAAGGACCAGTTCGGCCTGCCGGTGGCCAATGTGAACTTCAGCGATCACCCCAACGACATCGCCATGCGCAACCACGCCTATGGGCGCGCCAAGGCGATCTACGAAGCGGTCGGCGCGACCCGCACCCTGCCGACGCCGCCCTATCCGTCAACGCATAACCTCGGCACCAACCGCATGTCGGAGAACCCGCGCGACGGGGTGGTCAACAAGCACGGGCAGAGCCACGACGTGCCGAACCTCTTCATCTCGGATGGCTCGCAGTTCACCACAGGGGCGTCGGAGAACCCGACGTTGACCATCGTGGCGCTGGCGATCCGGCAGGCGGATCACATCGCGCGCGAGATGTCGGCGCAGAACATCTGATCTCTGCTTGGGCAGGGTTTGGGGGCGCCGCGCTTTGCGGCGCCCCTTTTGGGTTTGTGTGAAGGGGAGGGGGCGCTGCCCCCGTCCGCCTGTGGCGGACTCCCCCGGGATATTTTTGCCAAGAGGAAGGTGGGGCTTGGCCGTGGCGGATCAGCCGAAGGGGTCGGGGGCGATGTTGCCGCCGCAGAGCAGGACCGCCACACGCTCGCCCGGATCGGGGCGATAGGCGCCCGAGCGCAGGGCGGCGAGGGCGGTTGCGCCAGCGGGCTCGACCAGCAGGCGATGGCTTTGCCACAGGCAGTGCTGCGCCTCGGTGATCGCGTCGTCGCTGACGGTGAGGCTGCGGGCGAGATGCTGCTGCGCCAGCCCAAGGCAGATATCGCCGATGCGGCGCGCGCCAAGCGCGTTGGCGGCCACGCCCGAAGCCTCGACATCCACCGGCGCGCCCGCGTCGAGCGCGGCGGCAAGCGTGCGGGCGCTGTCCGGCTCGACGGCGATGATGCGGCGCGCGCCTTGCAGCCACGCCAGCGCCCCGGCGATCAGCCCGCCGCCGCCCACCGCGATCAGCACGGTGTCGGCCTCGAGCCCCTGCTGCTCCCATTCGCGCATCATCGTGCCCTGACCGGCGACGGTGGCGGGGGCGTCATAGGCGTGAATCTGCATGGCGCCGGTCTCTGCCTCATAGGCGCGGGCCTGCTCGAGGGCGTTGGCGTATTCGCCGGGCACCACGGTCAGCGCCGCGCCGGTGCGCTCAATGAGGGCGATCTTGGCGGGACCGGCGATCTCGGGGACGAAGATCTGCGCGCGGTGGCCGAGCCGCGTTGCCGCATAGGCCACGGCGGCCCCGTGATTCCCGCCCGAGGCGGCGACCACGCCAGCGGCGGGCACATCACCCGAGAGCAGCGTGTTGAAGGCGCCGCGCGCCTTGAAACTGCCGGTATGCTGCATGTGTTCGAGCTTCAGCTCGACCGGATGGTCCCACAGCACGGCGCTTTGCATCAGCGGTGTGCGCTGCACATGGGCATCAATGCGCTCTGCGGCGGTGGCGATCTCGGCTTTCCAGTCCATTTTCAATTCCTTTGCTGCCCTTGCCGCCGGGCACGCTATATTCGGAGTCTGAGCAGAACAAGGACGGCCGACAATGAACGACGAACGCCATTCCATCTTTCGCGATGCGGGCCACGACCGGAAAACCGCCGAGGCGATCCCGGACACGCCGCAGACCCGCGCCCCGTCCTATCGCCTCGCCTTCGCCGACGAGGCTTTCCTGTGCCGGGAAGAGCTGCGCCCGGTGCGGCTGCAGCTGGAGCTTCTGAAGCCGCAGCTGGAACTGGACGAGCGCCAGATCGACAGCACCGTCGTGCTGTTCGGCGGCGCGCGCATCCCGGCCCCTGCCGACAAGGATAAGGCGCGCACCAAGACGCTGGCCGACCTGTCGCGATTCTATGAAGAAGCGCGGCTGTTTGCGCAGGCGATGACGCGCAAATCCGTCGCCAGCGGCAACCGCGAGTTCGTGGTCACCACCGGCGGTGGTCCGGGTGTGATGGAAGCGGGCAACCGCGGCGCCGAGGAAGCGGGCGGCGTGTCGATCGGGCTTAACATCGTGCTGCCGCACGAGCAGGCGCCGAACGAATATGTGACGCCGAACCTGTGCTTCAACTTCCACTATTTCGCGATCCGCAAGATGCACTTCCTGATGCGCGCGCGTGCGATCTGCGTCTTTCCGGGCGGCTTCGGCACGCTGGATGAGATGTTCGAGACGCTGACGCTGATCCAGACCGGGCGCATGCAGCGGGTTCCGATCCTGCTGTTCGGGCGGGAGTTCTGGGACGGCATCATCAATTGGGAGGCGCTGAAGGAGGCGGGCACGATCAGCCCCGAGGACCTCGACCTCTTCCGCTTCGTGGAGAGCGCCGATGAGGCTGCGCATTTGATCGAGGAATGGGATCCGGCACCGCCGCGCGAGGATATTCCGGGGCGCTGATACCGCGCCTGCGAGCGGGAGGCGGTAGAAAAGGAAAGAGGGGCGGCGTTTGCGCGGCCCCTCTTTTGCTTTGGTGAAATGGCTGTTCGGGTCGCCTGCGGCGTCAGAGCGATTTTGCCTCATCGGCTTTCACCGCGGGCTTTTCTCCATGCTCGACCCAGCGGGCGATGATCTCGCGGGCAAGAATTTCGTCGCGCTCTGCCACGGCCTGCCGCAGGTCCTTCATCGCGGTGGCGATCTCGAACTCGGACAGGTAGCTCTCTTGCGCGCGCAGGATCTTGTGGTGCGGGGTGGTCAGCATATCGGTGGAGATCAGCAGCTCTTCGTGCAGCTTCTCGCCCTTGCGCAGGCCGGTGACCTCGATCTCGATGTCGCCGTCGGGGTTCTTATCATCCTTCACCGAATAGCCCGCGCCTTCGATCATCTGGCGCGCCAGCTTGTGGATCGGCACCGGCTTGCCCATGTCGAGCACGAAGACATCGCCGCCGCGCGAGAAGGACCCGGCCAGCAGCACGAGGCGGGCGGCTTCGGAGATGGTCATGAAGTAGCGCGTCACCCGGCGGTCGGTGAGGGTGACCGGCCCGCCACGGGCGATCTGCTCTTCGAAGAGAGGGATGACCGAGCCCGACGAGCCCAACACATTGCCGAAGCGGACCATCGAGAAACGGGTCTCGCTGGACCGGGTGGCGAGATCCTGCACGATAAGCTCGGCTAGGCGTTTCGACGCGCCCATAACGTTGGTCGGGCGCACGGCCTTGTCGGAAGAGACGAGGATGAAGCGTTCGACACCGGCCTCACGCGCGGCCTCGGCGACGATCTTGGTGCCCAGCACGTTGTTGCGCATGCCGGCGATAACATTGCTCTCGACCAGCGGCAGATGCTTGTAGGCGGCGGCGTGCAGCACCACGTCGATCCGGTAGTCGCGCAGCACTTCGGCGATCAGCGTGTCATCCATCACCGAGCCGAGCACGGGGGTGATGTTGAGCCCCTCGGAGAGATCGCGCAGTTCCTTGTCGATGTTGTAGAGCGCCAGTTCGGAGTGATCGAGGGCAACGATGCACTCAGGCTTGCAGCCCAGCAACTGGCGGCAAAGCTCCGAGCCGATCGAGCCACCGGCGCCGGTGATCAGGATGCGGCGCCCGGAATAGGCGTGGCTGACGCCCGGAAGCTCGCTTTCGAGACGGCCGCGACCAAGGAGATCGTCGAGCGAGACGGGCGAGACGCGCTTGCGCAGTTCGCCCTCGCCGACCAGTTCGGCAAAGGACGGCAGCGCGTGCACCTCGCAGCCGATGCTGCGCAGGCGGTGAGCGATGCGGGCAAGCTCCGGCTGGCGGATCGAGGGCATCGCCAGCACGACGCGGTCGATCACCTTGGTCT encodes:
- the ade gene encoding adenine deaminase, whose translation is MAELETKIAQGRGDAAADLVLKGGRILDLITGELIAGDVAICGDTIVGVYESYEGTREIDVKGAILVPGFIDTHLHIESSLVTPFEFDRCVTPRGVTTAICDPHEIANVIGAAGVRYFQQASAHTLMDIRVQLSSCVPSTHMETAGAELLAEDIAELMGHPSGIGLAEFMNYPGVIFRDPEAMKKLRLFEGGHIDGHCPLLSGRDLNAYVAAGIRTEHEATSAEEALEKLRKGMRVLIREGSVSKDLHALQPLLNERTSPYMCLCTDDRNPLDIGEHGHLDYMIRTLIELGTPPLAAYRAASLSAAEAFGLKDRGMIAPGKRADIVAIDSLAGCHAQMVLAGGVVVDDAAFAARETIPEVGRSSVHAPKLTAQSFRATANREETDVIGIREGQILTDHLHETIVIENGDKAPDVARDLIRIAVVERHGKNGNIATGFVRGFGLQKGAIASTVCHDHHNIACVGADYADMALASNRLAEIEGGFVVAAEGKILAELALPVAGLMSLLPFEEVRDRLVELRAAARSLGVTLEEPFLQLAFLALPVIPALKITDRGMVDVTKFEIIPG
- a CDS encoding sodium:calcium antiporter encodes the protein MISELSLPLLLAVFAVAGAIVVAVSVRATTLADLIADRTKMGEAMAGGLLLGGATSLSGVVVSVSGAADGDASFAISNAVGGIAAQTLFLAIADLLHRRANLEHAAAEPANLFQAVMLMLLLTLPLAAAAGPEFTIWQIHPVSVIMFAAYVAGVRLSASVREQPMWEPVETSDTRHDEPDEENDPHAPVMRPALIFAALVAVMGLCGWVISQVGSTFITRFGLGSSLVGALITAVVTSLPELITTLVAVRRGALQLAVGGIIGGNTFDTLFMVFSDVAYRDGSIYHAMGQTDLYWLATGLIMTAILLGGLILRQREGPARIGIESVLLMAIYGCAVAVAVIAP
- a CDS encoding GlsB/YeaQ/YmgE family stress response membrane protein → MGLGLIASIIVGGLAGWIASMIMKADTGILTNIILGIIGAVVLNLILSLVGIYAANTWIPQLIVGIIGASLLIWGYRKLR
- the dapD gene encoding 2,3,4,5-tetrahydropyridine-2,6-dicarboxylate N-succinyltransferase, yielding MSNAQLEAAIEAAWEARDTITSATTGETRDAIEDTLNALDSGELRVAEKVDGEWVVNQWAKKAVLLGFRIKDMEQHDGGPQAGGWWDKVDSKFKGWGDNQWKAAGFRAVPNCVVRKSAYIAPGVVLMPSFVNIGAYVDSGTMVDTWATVGSCAQIGKNVHLSGGVGIGGVLEPLQADPVIIEDNCFIGARSEVVEGVRVREGSVIGMGVFLGQSTKIVDRETGEVMYGEVPPYSVVVAGSMPSKNGVSLYCAVIVKRVDERTRSKTGINELLRD
- a CDS encoding ribbon-helix-helix domain-containing protein — its product is MCQVFAGQEPERYATTTRRLRLNGQSTSIRLENSFWAILDEIAEGEGVTTPAFVSKLHSEVLEQRGEPSNFTSLLRCACLVFLESKAAHSAPLLAAE
- a CDS encoding VOC family protein; the encoded protein is MAKAIHSMIRVLNEARSLEFYDKAFGLKVADRLDFPDFTLIYLSNSESGFELELTVNKDRAEPYDLGDGYGHFAVSVDDLDAEHARFEAEGLAPRKLVEFAPAGEIVARFFFVADPDGYQIEVLERSGRFT
- a CDS encoding Twin-arginine translocation pathway signal — encoded protein: MTITASHRSPNRGLTRRQLLSRASAAGASFVVGAGFVAAPDAAWAAETTSLDARVFATLVQMARDIYPHDKIPDENYVIAVKGYDSPEAAEGITAGVAALDAAAQGKGFDSYLDTGWERDRVDILRGMEQSAFFQQVRGGLVTGLYNQKAVWPIFGYEGESYSQGGYINRGFDDIAWL
- a CDS encoding GMC family oxidoreductase, with product MAAPFDMNDDSVVVIIGTGAGGGVLANELAQKGVSVVALEAGGRYLPEDYINDEWESFGQLAWTDARSTSGDWRVAKDFSGLPAWIVKAVGGTSIHWAGASLRFQEHEWKAKTTYGDVQGANLLDWPIDAAEMEPWYAKAEDKLGVTRTGGREGLPGNNNYKVLEAGAKALGYEEVHTGRMAINSADFDDRMACQQTGFCFQGCKWGAKWSAAYTDIPRGEATGNLEVRDHAHVARILHDDSGKATGVEYYDKDGTLQMQKARIVCVAGNSFESPRLLLNSASSMFPDGLGNSSGQVGRNYMRHTTGSVYAIFDKPVRMWRGTTMAGIVQDEAKHDPSRGFVGGYEMETLSLGLPFMAAFLDPGAWGREFTTALDAYENMAGLWIVGEDMPQETNRVTLNHDLKDQFGLPVANVNFSDHPNDIAMRNHAYGRAKAIYEAVGATRTLPTPPYPSTHNLGTNRMSENPRDGVVNKHGQSHDVPNLFISDGSQFTTGASENPTLTIVALAIRQADHIAREMSAQNI
- a CDS encoding threonine/serine dehydratase, which encodes MDWKAEIATAAERIDAHVQRTPLMQSAVLWDHPVELKLEHMQHTGSFKARGAFNTLLSGDVPAAGVVAASGGNHGAAVAYAATRLGHRAQIFVPEIAGPAKIALIERTGAALTVVPGEYANALEQARAYEAETGAMQIHAYDAPATVAGQGTMMREWEQQGLEADTVLIAVGGGGLIAGALAWLQGARRIIAVEPDSARTLAAALDAGAPVDVEASGVAANALGARRIGDICLGLAQQHLARSLTVSDDAITEAQHCLWQSHRLLVEPAGATALAALRSGAYRPDPGERVAVLLCGGNIAPDPFG
- a CDS encoding TIGR00730 family Rossman fold protein, which gives rise to MNDERHSIFRDAGHDRKTAEAIPDTPQTRAPSYRLAFADEAFLCREELRPVRLQLELLKPQLELDERQIDSTVVLFGGARIPAPADKDKARTKTLADLSRFYEEARLFAQAMTRKSVASGNREFVVTTGGGPGVMEAGNRGAEEAGGVSIGLNIVLPHEQAPNEYVTPNLCFNFHYFAIRKMHFLMRARAICVFPGGFGTLDEMFETLTLIQTGRMQRVPILLFGREFWDGIINWEALKEAGTISPEDLDLFRFVESADEAAHLIEEWDPAPPREDIPGR
- a CDS encoding polysaccharide biosynthesis protein, with amino-acid sequence MPRPQKQLIFLVLDMLMVGIAMAAALLLNATVRSDLPGAAQLVPLIALMMVAGGVISWRLQLPRIKLNAFETRGITRTALFSVLTGISAVVLDATFGTPISAAVYLNLVLLLMVLSATWRIALRHVTIGLYRRSNRRMRVLIYGAGQTGQQLVAALRHDDAIEPVCFVDDNPTLQSLVVSGLRVHAPSSIKHLIETKVIDRVVLAMPSIRQPELARIAHRLRSIGCEVHALPSFAELVGEGELRKRVSPVSLDDLLGRGRLESELPGVSHAYSGRRILITGAGGSIGSELCRQLLGCKPECIVALDHSELALYNIDKELRDLSEGLNITPVLGSVMDDTLIAEVLRDYRIDVVLHAAAYKHLPLVESNVIAGMRNNVLGTKIVAEAAREAGVERFILVSSDKAVRPTNVMGASKRLAELIVQDLATRSSETRFSMVRFGNVLGSSGSVIPLFEEQIARGGPVTLTDRRVTRYFMTISEAARLVLLAGSFSRGGDVFVLDMGKPVPIHKLARQMIEGAGYSVKDDKNPDGDIEIEVTGLRKGEKLHEELLISTDMLTTPHHKILRAQESYLSEFEIATAMKDLRQAVAERDEILAREIIARWVEHGEKPAVKADEAKSL